Proteins encoded in a region of the Nocardia asteroides genome:
- the iolC gene encoding 5-dehydro-2-deoxygluconokinase, with product MTELEALTVGRVGVDLYPEQSGVALAQVRSFAKSLGGTATNVAVAAARLGRRSAVLTKVGPDGFGDFVRTALEDFGVSSHYVTTAPDLQTPVVFCELMPPSDPPLLFYRAPVAPDLTITADDVPWEVVDAAPLLWVTGTGVSAEPARGTQREMLLRRARRGHTVLDLDYRPMFWPDVDTARAEIGWMVDHVNVVVGNRTEAEVAVGTADPDAAADRLLDRGVRLAVIKQGGDGVLVATAEERWTVPPCRVDVVCGLGAGDGFGGALIHGLLSDWDPQRVATYANAAGALVAARLACADAMPTAAEIEELLCG from the coding sequence GTGACCGAACTGGAGGCGTTGACCGTCGGCCGGGTCGGGGTGGACTTGTATCCCGAACAGAGCGGCGTCGCTTTGGCGCAGGTGCGTAGTTTCGCGAAATCGCTGGGCGGCACCGCCACCAACGTCGCCGTGGCGGCTGCCCGGCTCGGCCGTCGTTCGGCGGTGCTGACGAAGGTGGGCCCCGACGGCTTCGGCGACTTCGTGCGCACGGCGCTCGAGGACTTCGGCGTGTCGTCCCATTACGTGACGACCGCGCCGGACCTGCAGACGCCCGTGGTCTTCTGCGAGCTGATGCCGCCGTCGGATCCGCCACTGCTGTTCTACCGTGCGCCGGTCGCGCCGGATCTCACCATCACCGCGGATGACGTGCCCTGGGAAGTCGTGGACGCCGCGCCGCTGCTGTGGGTCACGGGCACCGGAGTGAGCGCGGAACCGGCGCGCGGCACGCAGCGGGAGATGCTGCTGCGGCGCGCTCGACGCGGGCACACGGTGCTCGACCTGGACTACCGGCCGATGTTCTGGCCCGACGTCGACACCGCTCGGGCCGAGATCGGGTGGATGGTCGACCACGTGAACGTGGTGGTCGGTAACCGCACGGAGGCCGAGGTGGCAGTGGGCACCGCCGACCCGGACGCGGCGGCCGATCGGCTGCTCGACCGTGGGGTGCGCCTGGCGGTGATCAAGCAGGGCGGCGACGGCGTGCTGGTGGCCACCGCCGAAGAACGCTGGACGGTGCCGCCGTGCCGGGTGGACGTGGTGTGCGGGCTGGGTGCGGGCGACGGTTTCGGCGGCGCGCTGATCCACGGCCTGCTCTCGGATTGGGACCCACAGCGCGTCGCCACCTACGCCAACGCGGCGGGCGCGCTGGTCGCCGCGCGTCTGGCCTGCGCGGATGCGATGCCCACGGCGGCGGAGATCGAGGAATTGCTGTGCGGCTGA
- a CDS encoding sugar ABC transporter substrate-binding protein yields MFSRPQRGASAGRRRSSRLLPWIATAALLAACSGPGADAPAPTQPPVAAGTVRSVAVVTHGSPGDAFWNVVKNGAEAAGEDLGIRVEYNASGDPGQQAKLIDNAVAQGVDGLVVSMANPEALRRSVEKALAVGIPVVTINSGESESAKFGAFVHVGQSESLAGQAAGKRLAEARRTKMLCVIHEAGNIGANERCAGATKAFGTAVTLQVDINNPTDAQSRIKGALEADRSIDAVLTLNSQVAARAVDAVREAGSPAAVATFDLNSEVVEGIRAGRLLFAVDQQQYEQGYLPIVLLRLYRTNLNTVGGGAPVQTGPGFVDKSNVEAVAALVAQGTR; encoded by the coding sequence ATGTTTTCGAGACCGCAACGCGGCGCGAGCGCGGGACGGCGGCGTTCGAGCCGCCTGTTGCCGTGGATCGCCACGGCCGCTCTTTTGGCCGCGTGCAGCGGTCCCGGCGCCGACGCGCCCGCCCCTACCCAGCCGCCTGTCGCCGCCGGGACGGTGAGATCGGTAGCGGTGGTGACCCACGGCAGCCCCGGCGACGCGTTCTGGAATGTCGTCAAGAACGGCGCGGAGGCCGCGGGCGAGGATCTCGGTATCCGGGTGGAGTACAACGCCTCCGGTGATCCGGGGCAGCAGGCGAAGCTGATCGACAACGCGGTGGCCCAAGGCGTCGACGGCCTCGTCGTCTCCATGGCCAATCCCGAAGCGCTTCGCCGATCCGTGGAAAAGGCGCTGGCCGTGGGTATTCCGGTGGTGACGATCAATTCGGGCGAATCCGAGAGCGCGAAGTTCGGCGCGTTCGTCCATGTGGGGCAAAGCGAGTCGCTGGCCGGGCAGGCCGCGGGCAAACGGCTCGCCGAGGCCCGGCGCACGAAGATGCTGTGCGTCATCCACGAAGCGGGCAATATCGGCGCGAACGAGCGCTGCGCGGGCGCGACGAAAGCGTTCGGCACCGCGGTCACGCTCCAGGTGGACATCAACAATCCGACCGACGCGCAGTCGAGGATCAAGGGCGCGCTCGAGGCCGACCGGTCCATCGACGCGGTCCTGACGTTGAACTCACAGGTCGCGGCGCGGGCCGTGGACGCCGTCCGGGAGGCCGGTTCGCCTGCCGCCGTAGCCACGTTCGACCTCAATTCCGAAGTGGTGGAGGGGATTCGGGCCGGAAGGCTGCTGTTCGCGGTCGATCAGCAGCAGTACGAGCAGGGCTACCTGCCGATCGTGCTGCTGCGGCTGTACCGGACGAACCTGAACACCGTCGGAGGCGGCGCGCCGGTGCAGACCGGGCCGGGCTTCGTCGACAAGAGCAATGTGGAAGCCGTCGCCGCGCTCGTCGCGCAGGGCACGCGCTGA
- a CDS encoding LysR family transcriptional regulator: MGGLEVRELEAFLALAEELHFGRAGERLYVSQSRVSQLLRSLERRIGGRLVERTSRSVRLTPLGADFLAELRPAYAALRATVDSARAAARGTDGILRIGFQGAGSDHLMAAVELFGRRHPECSAELVEIPLADPFGPLRRDEVDAAVVLLPMGEPDLVLGSVFAGQSQTLAVASSHPLAGRAALSVEEIAEVPLIGVRSPAPEYWRRAQALDVTPGGRMVRSGPEVGTLEEGLAAVAAGRGAMLLCHPTAESHRRRPVTFVPVTGIAESRLGLVWRRHGETARVRAFSRAVAATQGAGDVRLVTAEAS; the protein is encoded by the coding sequence ATGGGTGGGCTGGAGGTCCGTGAGCTGGAGGCGTTTCTCGCGCTCGCCGAGGAATTGCATTTCGGGCGGGCCGGTGAGCGGCTGTATGTGTCGCAGAGCCGGGTCAGCCAGCTGCTGCGCTCGCTGGAGCGGCGCATCGGCGGGCGGTTGGTGGAACGGACCAGCCGCAGCGTCCGGTTGACCCCGCTCGGCGCGGACTTCCTCGCCGAACTGCGGCCCGCCTACGCGGCTTTGCGCGCGACGGTCGACAGCGCCCGCGCGGCCGCCAGAGGCACGGACGGGATCTTGCGCATCGGGTTTCAAGGTGCCGGCAGCGACCACCTGATGGCCGCGGTCGAGCTGTTCGGGCGGCGTCACCCGGAATGCTCGGCCGAGCTGGTCGAGATTCCGCTGGCCGATCCGTTCGGCCCGCTGCGGCGCGACGAGGTCGACGCCGCCGTCGTGTTGCTGCCGATGGGGGAGCCCGATCTGGTGCTCGGATCGGTGTTCGCGGGGCAGTCGCAGACGCTCGCGGTGGCCAGCTCGCATCCGCTCGCGGGGCGTGCGGCGCTGTCGGTGGAGGAGATCGCCGAGGTGCCGTTGATCGGAGTGCGGTCTCCGGCGCCGGAATACTGGCGCAGGGCGCAGGCGCTGGACGTGACGCCCGGGGGACGGATGGTGCGCAGCGGTCCGGAGGTCGGCACGCTGGAGGAGGGCCTCGCCGCGGTGGCGGCAGGCAGGGGGGCGATGCTGCTGTGCCATCCGACCGCGGAATCACACCGCAGGCGGCCGGTGACCTTCGTGCCGGTGACCGGGATCGCCGAGTCCCGCCTCGGGCTGGTGTGGCGTCGCCACGGCGAGACCGCACGGGTGCGTGCGTTCTCCCGTGCCGTGGCCGCCACGCAGGGAGCGGGCGATGTGCGGTTGGTCACCGCGGAGGCGTCCTGA
- the iolD gene encoding 3D-(3,5/4)-trihydroxycyclohexane-1,2-dione acylhydrolase (decyclizing) — protein sequence MKLTTAQALVAWMIAQRSETLDGNEVPLFPAVFGIFGHGNVLGLGTALHERRAELPLWRGHTEEGMALAAVGYTKATHRRQVGVATSSIGPGALNMVTAAGVAHANRLPLLLLPGDTFAGRAPDPVLQQVEHFGDPTLTVNDAFRAVSRYFDRITRPEQLIATLPQAVGVLTDPADAGPVVLALPQDVQAETYDFPDALFDPVAHRLTRPRPDQRALAAAGAALRVARRPLLVLGGGVRYSGAGRTVLEFAERHGIPVVETTAGRTLAPHDHPLFAGPLGITGSASANAMAAGADLVLAVGTRLQDFTTASWTVFAPDVRLVTINVARFDAVKHGALAVVGDAEVTVRELAGQLGQWRVDPGWTARAAALRSTWDAHIDGLRAPTPGTPSYAQVVGAVNDLSEPTDYVMTASGGLPGELVGGWRAGGGAPTMDVEYGFSCMGYELAGAWGAAMAHIGGVVTTLLGDGSYLMLNSELFSAAFAGHAFVAVVCDNDGYAVIARLQEGQGGEPFNNFYADCRTTHEHPPRVDFATHAAALGCSVFTARDLTEFRDAYARARAAATAERRPAVLVVRTQPSAWTDAGAWWEVGVPEHLPGRESYEATKPRQVRYLRS from the coding sequence ATGAAACTGACCACGGCGCAGGCGCTGGTGGCCTGGATGATCGCCCAGCGTTCCGAGACACTCGACGGCAACGAAGTGCCGCTGTTCCCCGCCGTCTTCGGCATCTTCGGTCACGGCAACGTGCTCGGCCTCGGCACCGCGCTGCACGAGCGGCGCGCCGAACTCCCGCTCTGGCGCGGGCACACCGAGGAGGGGATGGCGCTCGCGGCCGTCGGCTATACCAAGGCCACCCACCGGCGTCAGGTCGGTGTCGCGACATCGTCGATCGGCCCCGGCGCGCTCAACATGGTGACGGCGGCGGGCGTCGCGCACGCGAACCGTCTTCCGCTGCTGCTGCTCCCGGGTGACACCTTCGCCGGTCGGGCGCCCGACCCCGTTCTGCAGCAGGTCGAGCACTTCGGCGACCCGACCCTCACGGTGAACGACGCGTTCCGGGCGGTGAGCAGGTATTTCGACCGCATCACCCGCCCGGAACAGCTGATCGCCACCCTGCCGCAGGCGGTCGGGGTGCTCACGGATCCGGCCGATGCCGGTCCGGTCGTCCTGGCGCTGCCGCAGGACGTTCAGGCCGAGACCTACGACTTCCCCGACGCGCTGTTCGATCCGGTGGCGCACCGGCTCACCCGGCCACGCCCCGATCAGCGGGCACTCGCCGCCGCCGGCGCCGCACTGCGCGTCGCGCGCCGCCCGCTGCTTGTCCTCGGCGGCGGTGTCCGCTATTCGGGTGCGGGACGCACCGTGCTGGAGTTCGCCGAGCGCCATGGCATTCCGGTCGTGGAGACCACCGCGGGCCGCACCCTCGCGCCGCACGATCACCCGCTGTTCGCGGGACCGCTCGGCATCACCGGCTCGGCGTCGGCGAACGCGATGGCGGCCGGAGCCGATCTCGTCCTCGCGGTGGGGACCCGGTTGCAGGACTTCACCACCGCGTCCTGGACGGTCTTCGCGCCGGACGTCCGGCTGGTGACGATCAACGTGGCACGTTTCGACGCCGTCAAGCACGGCGCTCTCGCGGTGGTCGGTGATGCCGAGGTCACCGTGCGTGAGCTGGCCGGGCAGCTGGGGCAGTGGCGCGTCGACCCCGGGTGGACCGCGCGCGCCGCCGCACTGCGCAGCACCTGGGACGCGCACATCGACGGTCTGCGCGCACCGACCCCGGGCACGCCCAGCTATGCCCAGGTCGTGGGCGCGGTGAACGACCTGAGTGAGCCGACCGATTACGTGATGACGGCATCCGGCGGGCTGCCCGGCGAACTCGTCGGCGGCTGGCGGGCCGGCGGCGGCGCGCCGACCATGGACGTGGAGTACGGCTTCTCCTGCATGGGCTACGAGCTGGCCGGCGCGTGGGGCGCGGCCATGGCGCACATCGGCGGCGTGGTGACGACCCTGCTCGGGGACGGCTCGTATCTGATGCTGAACTCGGAATTGTTCTCCGCGGCGTTCGCCGGGCACGCGTTCGTCGCGGTGGTGTGCGACAACGACGGCTACGCCGTGATCGCCCGGCTGCAAGAGGGCCAGGGCGGCGAGCCGTTCAACAACTTCTACGCCGACTGCCGCACCACGCACGAGCATCCGCCGCGCGTCGACTTCGCCACCCATGCCGCAGCGCTCGGCTGTTCCGTTTTCACCGCCCGCGACCTGACCGAATTCCGGGACGCCTACGCGCGGGCGCGGGCGGCGGCAACGGCCGAGCGCCGTCCGGCCGTGCTCGTCGTGCGCACGCAGCCCTCGGCGTGGACCGACGCGGGCGCTTGGTGGGAGGTCGGCGTGCCGGAGCATCTGCCGGGCCGCGAGAGCTACGAGGCGACGAAACCGCGTCAGGTGCGCTACCTCCGGTCGTGA
- a CDS encoding MFS transporter yields MTHVQEVVAPQPVSVLRGWLGVSAVTAGTFTVVTSEMLPVGLLTPIGSALRVSEGRAGLALTVTGLVAALSAPLVTAALGRVERRAVLCGLMAVLALGNLGSAWAPTFGVLMGARVLVGVGMGGVWAIAASLAARLVPARSVTAATSLVFSGVAVASVLGIPAGTFVGALAGWRAAFVAAAGLALLVLVAMAASLPRLPATDAVALSGVLRLTRQPGLRVALLAVAFLVTGHFAAYTYVRPVLEEVTGVGAETIGTLLLIYGVAGVAGNFAAGAAAARAPRKTLIAIGSVLAAAAIALPLLGASLPQTFVLMFVWGVSYGGVSVSTQSWVFAASPGAEEGASALFAGVFNAAIALGASAGGLAADGITVAAAMWLGGALAVVAVLVAASGSGARRP; encoded by the coding sequence ATGACACATGTTCAGGAAGTCGTTGCGCCGCAGCCGGTCTCGGTGCTGCGCGGTTGGCTCGGCGTGAGCGCCGTGACAGCGGGGACGTTCACGGTGGTCACTTCCGAGATGTTGCCGGTCGGCCTGCTCACCCCGATCGGCTCCGCGCTGCGGGTGAGCGAGGGCCGCGCCGGTCTCGCATTGACGGTGACGGGGTTGGTCGCCGCCCTGTCGGCGCCGTTGGTCACCGCGGCGCTGGGCCGGGTCGAGCGCAGAGCGGTGCTGTGCGGGTTGATGGCGGTGCTCGCGCTGGGCAATCTCGGTTCGGCCTGGGCGCCCACCTTCGGTGTGCTGATGGGGGCGCGGGTGCTGGTCGGCGTCGGCATGGGCGGGGTGTGGGCGATCGCGGCGAGCCTGGCGGCGCGGCTGGTGCCCGCGCGGTCGGTCACCGCCGCGACTTCGCTGGTCTTCTCCGGCGTCGCGGTCGCCTCGGTGCTCGGTATCCCCGCCGGAACCTTTGTGGGCGCGCTCGCCGGGTGGCGGGCGGCGTTCGTCGCCGCCGCCGGTCTCGCGCTGCTGGTCCTCGTGGCGATGGCGGCATCGCTGCCGCGTCTTCCCGCCACCGATGCCGTGGCGTTGAGCGGCGTGTTACGGCTGACCAGGCAGCCGGGCTTGCGCGTCGCCCTGCTCGCGGTCGCGTTCCTGGTCACCGGTCACTTCGCCGCCTACACCTACGTGCGGCCGGTGCTGGAGGAGGTTACCGGTGTCGGCGCGGAGACGATCGGCACACTGCTGCTGATCTACGGAGTCGCCGGGGTAGCAGGGAATTTCGCCGCGGGCGCTGCGGCGGCGCGGGCACCGAGGAAGACCTTGATCGCTATCGGCTCGGTCCTGGCCGCGGCCGCGATCGCCCTGCCCCTGCTCGGGGCCTCGCTCCCGCAGACATTCGTGCTGATGTTCGTATGGGGCGTCTCCTACGGTGGCGTCTCGGTGAGTACCCAGAGCTGGGTCTTCGCCGCGTCGCCCGGAGCCGAGGAGGGCGCTTCGGCACTGTTCGCCGGGGTCTTCAACGCCGCCATCGCACTGGGGGCATCGGCCGGCGGACTGGCCGCGGACGGGATCACCGTCGCCGCCGCCATGTGGCTGGGCGGTGCGCTCGCCGTGGTCGCCGTGCTCGTGGCCGCGTCCGGCAGCGGCGCGCGCCGACCCTGA
- a CDS encoding ATP-binding cassette domain-containing protein: MTPLIEAVDLGKSYGGVVALREVSTVVKAGEVTCVLGDNGAGKSTLIKILAGVHRHDRGELRVEGVPVRFASPREALDRGIATVYQDLAVVPLMSVWRNFVLGSEPTFGYGPFRLLDRKKGCEIARTALADMGIEIRDLEQPVGTLSGGQRQCVAIARAVHYGAKVLILDEPTAALGVKQAGVVLKYVVQARERGLGVVLITHNPHHAYPVGDRFLLLKRGAVLGSYEKSEIELPELTRQMAGGAELEALQHELRRVVTP, from the coding sequence ATGACTCCCCTCATCGAGGCTGTGGACCTCGGCAAGAGTTACGGCGGTGTCGTCGCTCTGCGCGAGGTGTCCACGGTGGTGAAAGCGGGCGAGGTGACCTGCGTGCTCGGCGACAACGGCGCGGGCAAGTCGACGCTGATCAAGATCCTGGCCGGGGTGCATCGGCACGACCGCGGCGAACTGCGCGTCGAAGGAGTACCGGTCCGGTTCGCATCACCACGCGAGGCCTTGGATCGCGGTATCGCCACGGTCTATCAGGATCTCGCGGTGGTGCCGTTGATGAGCGTGTGGCGCAACTTCGTGCTCGGCTCCGAGCCCACCTTCGGCTACGGCCCCTTCCGGTTGCTGGACCGCAAGAAGGGCTGCGAGATCGCGCGAACCGCATTGGCGGACATGGGTATCGAGATTCGCGATCTGGAACAGCCGGTCGGCACGTTGTCCGGTGGCCAGCGGCAATGCGTAGCCATCGCACGGGCCGTTCATTACGGCGCGAAGGTGTTGATCCTCGACGAGCCGACCGCCGCGCTGGGCGTGAAACAGGCCGGGGTGGTGCTGAAGTACGTCGTGCAGGCGCGTGAACGCGGACTCGGTGTCGTGCTGATCACGCACAACCCACACCACGCCTACCCGGTCGGTGACCGGTTCCTGCTGCTGAAGCGGGGCGCGGTGCTCGGTTCGTACGAGAAATCGGAGATCGAACTGCCGGAACTGACCCGACAGATGGCGGGCGGGGCGGAACTGGAGGCGTTGCAGCACGAATTGCGGCGCGTGGTGACGCCGTGA
- a CDS encoding helix-turn-helix transcriptional regulator, with protein sequence MRQDGRSGCPINATIEVIGDRWTLLVLRDVMFGNRRHFRELLAGSEEGIASNILSDRLKRLVAAGLLSRADTRPGQKAEYRLTEPAIQLVPVMAQLGAWGLRHRPTTEHLRVRAELLEAGGPPLWGEFMDELRESHLGIPRPDPDRPSATHRLAQAYTDAVAASGDPDEPKAAS encoded by the coding sequence ATGAGGCAGGACGGACGGTCGGGGTGCCCGATCAACGCGACCATCGAAGTGATCGGCGATCGGTGGACGCTGCTGGTGCTGCGTGACGTGATGTTCGGCAACCGGCGCCACTTCCGCGAGCTGCTGGCCGGCTCGGAGGAGGGCATCGCCTCCAACATCCTCTCCGATCGGCTCAAGCGGCTGGTGGCGGCCGGACTGCTCAGCCGGGCGGACACCCGGCCCGGCCAGAAGGCCGAATACCGGCTCACCGAACCCGCTATCCAGCTGGTGCCCGTCATGGCCCAGCTCGGTGCGTGGGGATTGCGGCACCGCCCGACCACCGAGCATCTTCGGGTGCGGGCCGAATTGCTCGAGGCGGGCGGTCCGCCACTCTGGGGTGAATTCATGGACGAACTCCGTGAGAGCCACCTCGGAATCCCGCGCCCGGACCCGGATCGTCCGTCGGCGACGCACCGACTCGCGCAGGCTTACACGGACGCGGTGGCCGCGTCGGGCGACCCGGACGAGCCGAAAGCCGCGTCGTAG
- the iolB gene encoding 5-deoxy-glucuronate isomerase, giving the protein MTLHRPDGSLCRDGDPILLTPEDAGWTYAGLRVLRIGAGESRTVRTGEFEAFVLPLAGACTVRVDDATFTLVGRESVFTRVTDFVYVPRDAEVELVAEGSDFEVALPMARCAKRLEPRYGPAERVPVEVRGAGSATRQVTNFGIPGVWEHADKLNACELITPDGNWSSYPPHKHDEVSECEVVNEEIYYFRIAGPDGVTPSREGFGMHRTYTADGTVNENVAVGDGDVFLIPRGYHGPCVAAPGYPMYYLNVLAGPAPERSMAFCDDPAHSWVRARWDDEPLDPRCPVTSHEGRVR; this is encoded by the coding sequence ATGACACTTCATCGGCCCGACGGCTCGCTGTGCCGTGACGGCGATCCGATCCTGTTGACCCCCGAGGACGCCGGATGGACTTACGCGGGGCTGCGCGTCCTGCGGATCGGCGCAGGCGAGTCACGGACCGTGCGGACGGGGGAGTTCGAGGCGTTCGTCCTGCCACTGGCCGGAGCGTGCACCGTGCGTGTCGATGACGCGACCTTCACGCTGGTAGGCCGGGAATCGGTGTTCACCCGGGTGACGGATTTCGTCTACGTCCCGAGAGACGCCGAGGTGGAGTTGGTGGCCGAGGGCAGCGACTTCGAGGTGGCGCTTCCGATGGCTCGCTGCGCGAAACGGCTGGAGCCGCGATACGGACCGGCCGAGCGGGTCCCGGTCGAAGTCCGCGGTGCGGGCAGCGCGACGCGCCAGGTCACCAACTTCGGGATACCCGGCGTGTGGGAGCACGCGGACAAGCTCAACGCCTGCGAGCTGATCACCCCGGACGGCAACTGGTCGTCCTACCCGCCGCACAAGCACGACGAAGTGAGCGAGTGCGAGGTCGTCAACGAGGAGATCTACTACTTCCGCATCGCCGGACCGGATGGGGTCACGCCGTCCCGCGAAGGATTCGGTATGCACCGGACCTACACGGCCGACGGCACGGTGAACGAGAACGTCGCGGTCGGTGACGGTGACGTCTTCCTGATCCCACGCGGCTATCACGGGCCGTGCGTCGCGGCGCCCGGCTACCCCATGTACTACCTGAACGTGCTGGCCGGTCCGGCGCCCGAACGATCGATGGCGTTCTGCGACGATCCGGCGCACAGTTGGGTGCGGGCGCGCTGGGACGACGAGCCCCTCGATCCGCGCTGTCCGGTCACCTCGCACGAAGGACGGGTGCGATGA
- a CDS encoding cold-shock protein — protein MAQGIVKWFNSEKGFGFIAQDGGGPDVFVHYSAVSGSGFRSLDEGQRVEFEIGQGQKGPQAQDVRVL, from the coding sequence ATGGCTCAAGGCATTGTGAAGTGGTTCAACAGCGAGAAGGGCTTCGGCTTCATCGCACAAGACGGCGGGGGGCCCGACGTCTTCGTGCATTACTCGGCTGTGAGCGGCTCGGGTTTCCGGTCCCTCGATGAGGGGCAGCGCGTGGAGTTCGAGATCGGCCAGGGACAGAAGGGTCCGCAGGCCCAGGACGTCCGCGTTCTCTGA
- a CDS encoding aldolase yields the protein MTDERWRELLHVRATDPAAVERAYAKRVRRADLLAGKQTLFLVAADHPARGALGVGADRTAMADRRTLLERLLIALANPDVDGVLGSPDVVEELLLLDALDDKVVIGSMNRGGLAGAEWEIDDRFTGYDADSLARFRLDGGKMLLRLVDSDAGTVPTLQACARAVSALAAHELMAMVEPLPYHRDATGALVMSKDAVSLSRAITVASGLGVTSAYTWLKIPAPQDISVLDATTLPVVVLGGAPSGDQAVDRALWGGALGHDVVRGLVVGRTLLYPPDGDVARAVDSAARLLKETR from the coding sequence GTGACCGACGAACGTTGGCGTGAGTTACTGCACGTACGTGCCACAGACCCGGCAGCGGTCGAACGGGCCTACGCGAAACGGGTGCGCCGCGCCGACCTGCTGGCGGGCAAACAGACCTTGTTCCTGGTCGCCGCCGATCACCCCGCTCGCGGCGCGCTCGGTGTCGGCGCGGACCGCACGGCCATGGCCGATCGGCGCACCCTGCTGGAACGGCTGTTGATCGCATTGGCGAACCCGGACGTCGACGGTGTGCTCGGCTCCCCGGACGTGGTGGAGGAGCTTCTGCTGCTGGACGCGCTGGACGACAAGGTCGTGATCGGGTCGATGAACCGCGGCGGGCTGGCGGGCGCGGAATGGGAGATCGATGACCGCTTCACCGGATACGACGCGGACTCCCTGGCTCGGTTCCGGCTCGACGGCGGCAAGATGCTGCTGCGCTTGGTCGATTCCGACGCGGGGACCGTGCCGACGCTGCAAGCCTGCGCGCGGGCGGTCTCGGCGTTGGCGGCGCACGAGTTGATGGCGATGGTCGAGCCGTTGCCGTACCACCGGGACGCCACCGGTGCGCTGGTGATGAGCAAGGACGCGGTGTCGCTGTCGAGGGCGATCACGGTGGCTTCCGGTCTCGGCGTCACCTCGGCCTACACCTGGTTGAAGATTCCCGCGCCGCAGGACATCTCGGTACTGGACGCGACCACCTTGCCGGTGGTGGTGCTCGGCGGCGCACCCTCCGGCGACCAAGCGGTGGATCGCGCGTTGTGGGGTGGAGCGCTCGGCCACGACGTGGTACGAGGACTCGTCGTCGGGCGCACCTTGCTGTACCCGCCGGACGGCGACGTCGCGCGGGCGGTGGACTCCGCCGCTCGTTTGCTGAAGGAAACCCGATGA
- a CDS encoding ABC transporter permease: MTATTETSEKAHEGLSPLQRLAVRPEIGAALGALLVFVFFSLVTDRFLSPLGVATWLDDASTLGIMAVAVALLMIGGEFDLSAGVMTASTALVTALLAVHAGWNVWFALLASLAFALAVGAFNGWVVMRTGLPSFIVTLGTFLALQGLNLGVTRLVTDTVQVSGMRSADGYQSAGWVFASTLDIGDAHIQASVVWWIVLTAIAALVLVRTRFGNWIFAVGGALPSARAVGVPADRTKILLFMGTAFAGWVVGSCNILRFASVQANQGVGLELHYIIAAVVGGCLLTGGFGSAVGAAIGALIFGMARQGIVFARWDSDWFMLFLGVLLLAAVLVNNRFQKRAERVRR; the protein is encoded by the coding sequence ATGACAGCCACCACAGAGACGTCCGAGAAGGCGCACGAGGGACTTTCACCGCTCCAACGTCTGGCCGTGCGGCCGGAGATCGGCGCGGCGCTGGGCGCACTGCTGGTATTCGTGTTCTTCTCCCTCGTCACCGACCGGTTCCTCAGCCCGCTCGGCGTCGCGACCTGGCTGGACGACGCCTCCACGCTGGGCATCATGGCGGTGGCCGTGGCGCTGCTGATGATCGGCGGCGAGTTCGACCTGTCCGCGGGCGTGATGACCGCCTCCACGGCGCTGGTCACCGCGTTGCTCGCGGTGCACGCCGGATGGAACGTCTGGTTCGCCCTACTCGCTTCGCTGGCGTTCGCCTTGGCCGTCGGCGCGTTCAACGGCTGGGTGGTGATGCGCACCGGCCTGCCCAGTTTCATCGTCACGCTGGGCACCTTCCTCGCCCTGCAGGGCCTGAACCTCGGCGTGACTCGGCTGGTCACCGACACGGTGCAGGTGTCGGGAATGCGCAGCGCGGACGGCTACCAGTCGGCGGGTTGGGTGTTCGCCTCGACGCTCGACATCGGGGACGCGCACATCCAGGCCTCGGTGGTCTGGTGGATCGTGCTCACCGCGATCGCCGCGCTCGTCCTGGTCCGCACCAGGTTCGGCAACTGGATCTTCGCCGTCGGCGGTGCGCTGCCCAGTGCGCGCGCGGTCGGCGTGCCCGCCGATCGCACCAAGATCCTGCTGTTTATGGGCACCGCGTTCGCGGGCTGGGTGGTCGGCTCCTGCAACATCCTGCGGTTCGCGAGCGTGCAGGCCAACCAGGGCGTCGGGCTCGAACTGCACTACATCATCGCCGCGGTGGTCGGGGGGTGCCTGCTCACCGGCGGCTTCGGCTCGGCGGTCGGCGCCGCGATCGGCGCGCTGATCTTCGGCATGGCGCGCCAGGGCATCGTGTTCGCCCGCTGGGACAGTGACTGGTTCATGCTGTTCCTCGGTGTGCTGCTGCTGGCGGCGGTGCTGGTCAACAACAGATTCCAGAAACGAGCCGAAAGGGTGCGCCGATGA